In Canis lupus baileyi chromosome X, mCanLup2.hap1, whole genome shotgun sequence, one DNA window encodes the following:
- the SLITRK4 gene encoding SLIT and NTRK-like protein 4, whose translation MFLWLFLILSALISSTNADSDVSVEICNVCSCVSVENVLYVNCEKVSVYRPNQLKPPWSNFYHLNFQNNFLNILYPNTFLNFSHAVSLQLGNNKLQNIEGGAFLGLSALKQLHLNNNELKILRADTFLGIENLEYLQADYNLIKYIERGAFNKLHKLKVLILNDNLISFLPDNIFRFASLTHLDIRGNRIQKLPYIGVLEHIGRVVELQLEDNPWNCSCDLLPLKAWLENMPYNIYIGEAICETPSDLYGRLLKETNKQELCPMGTGSDFDVRVLPPSQLENGYTTPNGHTTQTSLHRLVTKPPKTTNPSKISGIVAGKSLSNRNLSQIVSYQTRVPPLTPCPAPCFCKTHPSDLGLSVNCQEKNIQSMSELVPKPLNAKKLHVNGNSIKDVDVSDFAEFEGLDLLHLGSNQITAIKGDVFHNLTNLRRLYLNGNQIERLYPEIFSGLHNLQYLYLEYNLIKEILAGTFDSMPNLQLLYLNNNLLKSLPVYIFAGAPLARLNLRNNKFMYLPVSGVLDQLQSLTQIDLEGNPWDCTCDLVALKLWLEKLNDGIVVKELRCETPVQFANIELKSLKNEILCPKLLNKPSAPFTSPAPAITFTTPLGPIRSPPGGPVPLSILILSILVVLILTVFVAFCLLVFVLRRNKKPTVKHEGLGNPECGSMQLQLRKHDHKTNKKDGLSTEAFIPQTIEQMSKSHTCGLKESETGFMFSDPPGQKVIMRNVADKEKDLLHVDSRKRLSTIDELDELFPSRDSNVFIQNFLENKKEYNSIGVSGFEIRYPEKQQDKKTKKSLIGGNHSKIVVEQRKSSEYFELKAKLQSSPDYLQVLEEQTALNKI comes from the coding sequence ATGTTTCTTTGGCTCTTTCTGATTTTGTCAGCCCTGATTTCTTCGACAAACGCAGATTCTGACGTATCGGTGGAAATTTGCAATGTGTGCTCCTGCGTGTCAGTCGAGAATGTGCTCTATGTCAACTGTGAGAAGGTTTCAGTCTACAGGCCAAATCAGCTGAAACCACCTTGGTCTAATTTTTACCACCTCAAtttccaaaacaattttttaaatatcctctATCCGAATACATTCTTGAATTTTTCACACGCAGTATCCCTGCAGCTGGGAAATAATAAACTGCAGAACATTGAGGGAGGAGCCTTTCTTGGGCTCAGTGCATTAAAGCAGTTGCACTTGAACAACAATGAATTAAAGATTCTCCGAGCTGACACTTTCCTTGGCATAGAGAACTTGGAGTATCTCCAGGCTGACTACAATTTAATCAAGTATATTGAACGAGGAGCCTTCAATAAGCTCCACAAACTGAAAGTTCTCATTCTTAACGACAATCTGATTTCATTCCTTCCTGATAATATTTTCCGATTCGCATCTTTGACCCATCTGGATATACGAGGGAACAGAATCCAGAAGCTCCCCTATATCGGAGTTCTGGAACACATAGGCCGTGTAGTTGAATTGCAACTGGAAGATAACCCTTGGAACTGTAGCTGTGATTTGTTGCCTTTGAAAGCTTGGCTGGAGAATATGCCATATAACATTTACATAGGGGAGGCTATCTGTGAAACTCCCAGCGACTTATacgggaggcttctgaaagaaaCCAACAAGCAAGAATTATGCCCCATGGGTACGGGCAGTGACTTCGATGTTCGAGTCCTGCCTCCGTCTCAGCTGGAGAACGGCTACACCACTCCCAATGGTCACACCACCCAAACATCCTTACACAGATTAGTGACCAAACCACCGAAAACAACCAATCCTTCCAAGATCTCCGGAATCGTGGCAGGCAAGTCCCTTTCCAACCGCAACCTCAGTCAGATTGTCTCTTACCAGACAAGGGTGCCACCTCTGACACCTTGCCCGGCACCTTGCTTTTGCAAAACACATCCTTCGGATTTGGGACTGAGCGTCAACTgccaagagaaaaatatacagtCCATGTCTGAACTGGTCCCGAAACCTCTAAATGCCAAGAAGTTGCACGTCAATGGCAATAGCATCAAAGACGTGGACGTCTCAGACTTCGCTGAGTTTGAGGGACTGGATTTGCTCCATTTAGGCAGCAATCAGATTACAGCGATCAAGGGAGATGTATTCCACAATCTCACTAATTTACGCAGGCTGTATCTCAATGGCAATCAGATCGAAAGACTCTATCCTGAAATCTTCTCAGGCCTTCATAACCTGCAGTATCTGTATTTGGAATACAATTTGATTAAGGAGATCTTAGCCGGCACCTTCGACTCGATGCCGAATTTGCAGCTACTGTATTTAAACAACAATCTCCTAAAAAGCCTGCCCGTGTACATTTTTGCGGGAGCCCCCCTTGCTAGGCTGAACCTGAGAAACAACAAGTTCATGTACTTACCCGTCAGCGGGGTCCTCGATCAGCTGCAGTCGCTTACACAGATTGACTTGGAGGGCAACCCGTGGGACTGCACCTGTGACTTGGTGGCGTTAAAGCTGTGGCTGGAGAAGTTGAATGACGGGATTGTCGTGAAAGAACTGAGATGTGAGACAcctgttcagtttgccaacatcgAACTGAAGTCCCTCAAAAATGAGATCTTATGTCCCAAACTCTTGAACAAGCCATCTGCGCCATTCACGAGCCCTGCACCTGCCATCACATTCACCACCCCGCTGGGTCCCATTCGAAGTCCTCCCGGTGGCCCGGTGCCTCTGTCTATTTTAATCCTAAGTATCCTAGTGGTCCTCATTTTGACTGTGTTCGTTGctttttgtcttcttgtttttgtGCTGCGGCGGAACAAGAAGCCCACGGTGAAGCACGAGGGCCTGGGGAATCCCGAGTGTGGCTCCATGCAGCTGCAGCTGAGGAAGCATGACCACAAGACCAATAAAAAAGACGGACTGAGCACGGAAGCCTTCATCCCCCAAACCATAGAACAGATGAGCAAGAGCCACACCTGTGGCCTGAAAGAGTCAGAGACCGGGTTCATGTTTTCAGATCCTCCGGGACAGAAAGTCATTATGAGAAACGTTGCCGACAAGGAGAAAGATTTATTGCACGTGGATAGTAGGAAGAGACTGAGCACAATTGATGAGCTGGATGAGTTATTCCCGAGCAGGGATTCCAATGTGTTCATTCAGaattttctggaaaacaaaaaggaGTACAACAGCATCGGCGTCAGTGGCTTTGAGATCCGCTACCCAGAGAAACAACAAGACAAAAAAACCAAGAAGTCCCTGATAGGCGGCAACCACAGTAAAATCGTCgtggagcagaggaagagcagcgagtattttgaactgaaggcGAAACTCCAGAGTTCCCCTGACTACCTACAGGTCCTTGAGGAGCAGACAGCTTTGAACAAGATCTAG